A genomic stretch from Acidimicrobiales bacterium includes:
- a CDS encoding ABC transporter ATP-binding protein, whose product MPHKPGVAVHDLRLDLGGAPVLRGVSLEASAGQQLAILGPSGCGKTTLLRVIAGLQSIDSGEVWLGDQRVAGDGTSVPAEERRVGLVFQDWALFPHLSVAANVAYGLPRDVRLRRFGRRNPEARRRVGVLLEMVGVGDLADRLPGSLSGGQQQRVALARALAPQPDVLLLDEPFSSLDTNLRADVRADVARLLRDLSVTAMFVTHDQDEAFVLGDQVAVMRDGRVVQQASPAELYRNPVDPWLASFVGEAELVPGDARGDRAETPLGVIGLVDERTGPVRVLIRPEEIVLSDGTGGVVVDVEYYGHDALSTVRLDDGTVVRSRVTGAPAHRAGDTVAVGHRGVPTVAYAPDAATVV is encoded by the coding sequence ATGCCTCACAAACCCGGCGTCGCCGTGCACGACCTGCGCCTCGACCTCGGTGGCGCGCCCGTGCTCCGCGGTGTCTCGCTCGAGGCGTCGGCCGGTCAGCAGCTGGCGATCCTCGGCCCCAGCGGCTGCGGGAAGACCACCCTGTTGCGGGTGATCGCCGGTCTCCAGTCGATCGACAGCGGTGAGGTCTGGCTCGGTGATCAGCGGGTCGCCGGCGACGGCACGAGTGTGCCGGCTGAGGAGCGTCGCGTGGGGCTCGTGTTCCAGGACTGGGCCTTGTTCCCGCACCTGAGCGTGGCCGCGAACGTGGCCTACGGCCTGCCGCGCGACGTTCGCCTCCGCCGTTTCGGGCGTCGCAACCCGGAGGCCCGTCGGCGGGTCGGTGTGCTGCTCGAGATGGTCGGTGTCGGTGATCTCGCCGATCGGCTCCCGGGTTCGCTGTCGGGTGGCCAGCAGCAACGGGTCGCGCTGGCTCGCGCCCTCGCCCCCCAACCCGATGTCCTGCTGCTCGACGAGCCGTTCTCCAGTCTCGACACCAACCTCCGCGCCGATGTGCGCGCCGACGTCGCCCGGCTGCTTCGTGATCTGTCCGTGACGGCGATGTTCGTCACCCACGATCAGGACGAGGCGTTCGTGCTCGGTGACCAGGTCGCCGTCATGCGCGACGGCCGGGTGGTGCAGCAGGCGTCGCCGGCCGAGCTCTACCGCAACCCGGTCGACCCGTGGCTCGCCTCGTTCGTGGGTGAGGCCGAGCTGGTTCCCGGTGATGCTCGGGGCGACCGGGCCGAGACCCCTCTCGGTGTCATCGGTCTCGTCGACGAGCGGACGGGCCCCGTCCGGGTCCTCATCCGGCCGGAGGAGATCGTGTTGTCCGACGGGACCGGAGGCGTGGTGGTCGACGTAGAGTACTACGGGCACGATGCCCTGTCGACGGTGCGGCTCGACGACGGCACGGTCGTTCGGAGTCGTGTCACCGGCGCACCCGCCCACCGGGCCGGCGACACCGTGGCAGTCGGGCACCGAGGGGTGCCGACCGTCGCGTACGCACCCGATGCCGCCACGGTGGTGTGA